Genomic DNA from Borreliella burgdorferi B31:
AAGATAATTTATTAGTATACTAATAAATTATCTTCTAGAATTAAAGAATATTAATATAAAATACGGAAGCCCATGCCAATCATAATACAATTTTTATTTTTAATACAAAAATAAAAATTACTACATTATCAAAGAACTTTTTTTTAAAAAAATTGTAAACATTAATTTGAATTAATAATTTAAAATTATATAAACATAAAAACAAATTAGAAAGTTAAAGTATAAAAACATTATAAAAGCTTAATGCCATTAATAAATGGTCTTAAAAGATTTTAAGAAGAGATAAATTAAAGATTAATCCAAGCTCAATAAGAAATAAATAAAATTCGAAGCTTTAAGACAATCAAAGATCAAAAGAATCTTAAATAACATGGATAACTAGCAGATAGTATTATTCTCACAAAAGAATTTCGAATTAATTATATGGCTCACTTTGAAAACTTGCTTTTCAAAGCTAGATTAAACTTTTAAAAAGTCTTCTTTTACTTTTAATTTATCTTCTTAAGATCTTACATATTTTTAAATATCTATTATTGCAAGCAAACGAGCTCAATCCAAACTTTATTTGCTTGCAATAAATTAATATTAATTTATTATAAATTGCGCTAATATTTTACTTGTCAAAACTTACCATTAGGAGATAATAAAAACATGAAAAAAATTTTCACATTAATATTAATTTTTGGGTTGACAATTCAAATCTTTGCCACAAAAGACACACAAAATAGAATTGAAAAAGGCATTGAAAGTTTTAACAAATATGATAAAGAGAAAAAAAATCCAATAGGGCCATTCCTTTTAAATTTATTTTTGCCCTTTGGAATAGGATCCTTTGTCCAAGGGGATTATATTGGTGGAGGCTCAGTGCTTGGATTTAATTTATTAGGAGCAATCCTTTGGGGAACTGGAATTATTCTTAATCACCGAGAAACACAATTAACCGGATACATATTAATAGGGGTAGGAGCAAGCATGGTTTTAACATCCTACACAGTTTCACTTATTATTCCATTTACATTCGCAAATCGGCACAATGAAAATCTTAAAAAAAGACTCAGCGCTGAACTTGCAGGCTTTGAGCCCAATTTTGATCTTGGAATAAACGGATTCCAATTATCGTTTAAAAAAAGTTATTAAATTAATAATAGATAATAATTTTTATAATCTAATTAAAATTAAAAATCAATTTGGCAACAGAGAAAGTATTCGCACCAATGCTTTCTCTGTTGGCTTATCAAATGCACTTAAAATATCGTTAAACCCCGCCTCCTGAATACTAAACATTGCAAATCTTAAACGCAATATTGAGCCTAATAAAGAAATTATTTTTAATGCTAAATTAGTACAATATTTTTAATAATTAATAATAACAATTATTAAATTAAAATGTTCTAAACATATTATTAAAATGCTATAATTACTAATTAATAATAATTAAAATACTTTTTAAGGAGACTATTTTGAAAAAAACGATTATTGTATTTATAATATTAGCATTTATGCTTAATTGCAAAAACAAAAGTAATGATGCCGAGCCAAACAACGATCTAGATGAAAAATCGCAAGCCAAATCAAACCTAGTTGATGAAGATAGAATTGAATTCAGCAAAGCAACACCTTTAGAAAAATTAGTAAGCAGATTAAACTTAAACAACACGGAAAAAGAAACACTAACATTTTTAACAAACTTATTAAAAGAAAAACTAGTAGATCCAAATATTGGCTTACATTTTAAAAATAGCGGTGGAGACGAAAGCAAAATAGAAGAATCTGTACAAAAATTTCTATCAGAGCTAAAAGAAGATGAAATAAAAGATCTGCTTGCGAAAATTAAAGAAAATAAAGATAAAAAAGAAAAAGATCCAGAAGAGCTAAATACTTACAAAAGCATACTTGCTAGCGGATTTGATGGAATTTTTAATCAAGCAGATTCCAAAACCACACTTAATAAACTTAAAGACACTATATAGCAAATCCAAGTCTGAAATTTATAATTAATTTAAAAAGCTAGTGGTTTTAAACTGCTAGCTTTTAAAATATTTTTTTAGTTAATTAACGAATTAAATGCAAAACTTGCACTTTTTATTTTAGGATATTTTTCAATTATTTTTTTCATAGCAACATTAAAAAGCTGAGAATCAAGCGTAATTCTGTAAACTTTTTCATTTTTTGGATATTGCTTTGACTTAATAGTAATCTCGGCAATCATATCACTCCAAGTTCCATTATTATAAAGAGAAGCAAAAGCTTCAATCACTTTTTTAGCATCGCTAGAACCAAAAGGATATGCGGTTACAAGCCCAGATTCAACTGATTTTTCAGACATTGGAAGTCTTCCCCAAAATCCGCTTTTATTTTCATTAAAATTTATATCATTTCCCTTGCTTATTAATTTAAACCCAGAAACAGAATAAAGCGGATCACTCTCTCTAGTAGTTTCAAAAACTATTATAGGCATGGCATAAGAAATATAGCTTCCATCAACAGGAGAAACAAGATAAGAATACTTAATGCCCTTAAGCTCTTTAATAAAATCTCCACACTCCCCAAACAAATCTCTGGCTTTAATTTTTATCCAACGAACAGAAACTGCCCAAATAAAAGCATTTATTGATTTTGTTCCTTCTAAAAACTCTATTTTAGAGTAATCAATAAATTTATTTTTATTTTCAAGAGCTTTTAAAGTTTCATAATTTTGCAAATCATAAACTACACCAGAATCTCCAGAAAAAAGCCCAAAATTCATCGCCCCCAAGGCTCTATTTTCTTGACCCCGCCTATCTGATCCACTTTCTCTAATAAGCTTATTACTACCCTTTCTCTCCATTTTTGAATTATCATCTAAATTACACCCTAGGATTAAAACCACAAAGGATACAATGACTCTTTTCAAAATGCTCCCCCTTTTAAACTTTTAAAATTCTATCTAATATTTAAAGTTTTTAAATTAGATTATTAGAAGAAAATGTAGAGCAATTAACAAAAAAATCAAAATAAAAACTTTAACGCCTGCTAATCTCTTTTATCAAGCTGTTTAACATGCGATTTATATAATCATAAAGTTTTTTATTCCTGCCAATATTGTTGTAATAAAGTTTAAAAATTTCCAAAAGAGAATTTCTAACCTTAAAAATCACTACTCTTTTGCTTTTATTCCTAATAGAACCTAATGCTTGTTTGAAAGATTTACGTGATTTCTCCATTTCTTTTAAAAACCTATTAACATCGTAATTTAATGTTATTTCTTCTAACTTTCTTAATATCAACCTAGAATATTCCTTTCCAAGCCTTTTAAACAAATCGTCAAGATTTTCAAAATCCAATTCTCCGCCCAACAAAACCCTGCAACATTGCAAAGTCTCTTCTTCTTCGTCTGTTAAATTGCGCTTCCAATTTAAATACCAATCAAGCTCTGACTTTGTAGTAAGAGAAAAATTTTTTAATTCAAGAAGTTCTTTGCTAACACCGCTAATTTGTTGATCGATTGTTTTTTCAAGAGCAACAAGAATGTCTGCGCTTGAACCACCAGCATTAATCTTGGTTAGATAAAATTGTTGACACAAATTCATATCCAGAAGAGAAATTTCATCTTCTCTGTCACTTTTGTCGGAATAATTTCCAATCAATCGCACCAAGGTGCTCATTTTAGAAGACAAATCTCCCCACCGCTTTTTTCCTATATCAATTAAAAACTGATTAACATCTTTTTCGCTGTATCTGTATTTTACTAACACCTCATCATTGTTTAAAAGCCACCCACCAAGAGCATATCTATTCTCATCGTTTTGCAAAGATTTCTTGAAAAACTCAAAATTTTTGTCTTCTTCCAAGTTTAAATGGGGAATCCAAATCTCATCGTGATCATTTTTCAGCAAAGCTTTACCGTATCTTGACTTGCCAATATTGTGCTTTGAAGAAGCTTCTTGCAAAGACTCAGAATTGTCTAAATTTTCAAAATCATTACTCGACTGATCCAAGTCTTTAGGCATTAAATTTTTTGAATTTCTTAAAGTTTGTAAATCCTTTTTAAAGTCTTTGGATTTTTTTAATGTCTGGTCATTTTTTTTGCTTTCAAAATTACTTAACCGAGAATCTTTAAGCCTATTGTTCTTAGAATTTAGAGACTTTTTTTCATTGCTTATTAAATTTTGCTTATTGTTAGAAGTGGTGCTTTTTAAATCTTCTTCTAAAGATTTGCCCTTACAATTAACAAACAACAGAAAGCTAATAATAAATGCAATTCCTATTTTATTCATAAATTAAATTACCTCTATTTAATTATTGGTTTAAATAAAAATATAGCTCACTTTACATACACTAAATGTATGTATTGCACTATTTCTTACTATAAAAGGAATTAGGCTTGCAGCTGCCTTAATAAATTGTTTTTTTAAATAAAAAAACAATTTAAAATAGCTTAAATAAAGTTTTAAGCCTAAATTAACCTAATAATGCCTTTTAAAGCAAAAAAGTATTAATAATCTGCATTATTTAATAATCTAAAATTACACAGATAAATTAAAATCATTAACATCAATCTAAATTACAAAAATTTAAATTTTCAAATCTAGACATATTTACAATAAAAAAACAAAAACAAGCACAAACGGAAAGATTAACTCTTAAGCTTAAGAGCTAATCTAAGGATGAATTAAAAATAAAAAAGTTAAAACGAAGCAGATGCATCATAATTTTTTACAAGATTACAAGCCTCTTCAATGTTTTTAGTAGTCATAAAAGATTGTCGCAAATTATCTATGTAAGTTTTTTCAACCTGTAGCAATTGCTGTTTAGCATTGGCAACATTTGCAACATTTGAGCTCTCAAGAGCCATTTTAGCCTTTCTTTTGGCCTTTAAACACTTAACAACAGTAACAAGCATTTCTTTTACCTTCTCTTCATTTAAATTAAAAATTTGATTAAACTTGTCGGGATTGCTATCAAGAACTACCTGTTCAAGAAAAAACAAAGCTTCTTTTTGATCATCATTTAAAGAATCTACAAAAGAAATTTTAAGTTCTTTATTTGATGCACCATTAGAAGCATTTAAAACCTTTGAAGGCCTTCTCCTAAGATCAGAATAATTAAATTCTTTACAAGAAAAGAATAATAAAATAACAAATAATAAAATATTTTTCATACGTCTCCCACACACATTACTATTATGTAAATATTTAAATTTTAAAAATTAAATAAAATTTTTTAAAAAAAATATAAATTATAATATATCTCAACATTTAAAATAATAAACATTTTGTAAAACTTTATAGTAATATCGAATAAAATATGTTAAAATGACTTTGGTAGTTAAAAATGGAAATTAAAATTGATGAAAAATTTAATATAGTATTTAACAACGATCTTAAATTAATAGAAAACATTGAAGAACAAAAACAGCGTTTATTTTTTTACCTTAAGACACCAAAAGGCAGTTTAAAAGAAAATCCAAATTATGGGCTTGACTACAGCTTTTACTTTAAACTTTGCAAAGCCAATAAACTAGAATCTATTAAAAATTTTTTTTTAAACCTTTCAAAAGAACTCAAAATAGACCTTATCAACGTAAGGCCAAGCATTAAAAACAAAACAATAACAATAAATTTTTTCTTTTTAGGAAAAGACAATTTAAAAATGGATTTTAAAATATGAGTATAATTTTTGATAAAAACTTGGGAATATTGGAAAAAACAATAGAAGAAATTCAAAATGAAAAAAAACATATACTGAGAACAAAATACGGTATAAACATTAAAGACAATTCAATTTACGACATAATAAACTTTCCAAGTTCAAGCATTGACAAACAAATATCAGAAGTCTTAAAAGAACTTTTTTCTAAAATAAAAGAAAATGGAAGCTACTTTAATGCACTAAAAGAGGACTTAAGCACGCCCAAAAGCTCAACTTACGAAGCAATAAGAAAAGCTCTGCTAAATGTTGAAGGAGTTAAGCATATAAATATTTTAAGTGGGCCTGGAACAATCAACCTCTACTTAATACTACAAGACGATTGCTTTCAAGACCAAGAAAAAAAACAAATCAAAATTGAAACTAAACAAAATATTTGGCAAGCAATCTACTATACAGCGCCAAGCGGAACAGTTTTTAAAGGCGACATTGAGATTGAGTTTTTAAACAAGCACAACCAAAAAAAAACATACAAATTCAGCTTAGGCAAGAAGAAATATGCATATCTTAAAGTAGTCTACAAAACAGAAGCAAAAGACGCAATCTACAAAGAAATAGATACTCAAATTAGAGACATTTACAACAAAATATTAACTGACAAATACATTGAAATGGGAACATCTCTTAGGTATCAAGACTTTCTTGCACCAGTTAGCATTATTCGGGGAATAAAAGAGCTTAAAATCGGAATTTGCATTAAAAATGATGAGACAAAAAAAATCACACAACTTAGTGATAGCGATTTCACATTTAATAAAGACGAAAACACCAAAGAGGATGAAATTATTATTTTTAATACAAACAAAAGGCTTCTTATTAACAGAGAATAAAAATGAATAAAGAGATACCAAAATTTTTAGAAAATACCCAAATTGAAAAATTCATTTGCAATGAGCTTGATTACAAAAAAGAGATACTAAGAGAGTTAAAAGAGCTGCTTGAAAACTTTAACACAATTAATGTTAAAAATAGCATTAACTCTAAATACATTGCATTGCTAATGCTTTCAATATTTAATGCATTTCACTTTAAAAAAGAGCTTAACAAAAATCTTGTTAACTCTTTAGATGCTATTATTTTTGCAATAAAGTCCATTGGCACTGATGAGAGCTTTATTGTGCTCTTTAAAGCCTTTTTACACGCAAATGTAGAAGTCAGTTCAAACGAAGACGCTCCAGGCGAAATAATAATAAAATTGCTTGGAAACATTAAGTCCCCCATTGAATTTAATATTGCAGCAAAAAATCAAAACAAGCTAAAAAAAATAACTGCTAAGCACGCGGGATTTAAAAAAGCTCTAACTTCTAACTATATGCCCAAAGATTACAAAAACTCAGTATATGAGTTTATTAAAATATTAATTCCCATAGGAAGAATAGTTAAAATCATAGACAA
This window encodes:
- a CDS encoding P13 family porin; translated protein: MKKIFTLILIFGLTIQIFATKDTQNRIEKGIESFNKYDKEKKNPIGPFLLNLFLPFGIGSFVQGDYIGGGSVLGFNLLGAILWGTGIILNHRETQLTGYILIGVGASMVLTSYTVSLIIPFTFANRHNENLKKRLSAELAGFEPNFDLGINGFQLSFKKSY
- a CDS encoding outer membrane protein, which gives rise to MKKTIIVFIILAFMLNCKNKSNDAEPNNDLDEKSQAKSNLVDEDRIEFSKATPLEKLVSRLNLNNTEKETLTFLTNLLKEKLVDPNIGLHFKNSGGDESKIEESVQKFLSELKEDEIKDLLAKIKENKDKKEKDPEELNTYKSILASGFDGIFNQADSKTTLNKLKDTI
- a CDS encoding S2/P23 family protein, translating into MKRVIVSFVVLILGCNLDDNSKMERKGSNKLIRESGSDRRGQENRALGAMNFGLFSGDSGVVYDLQNYETLKALENKNKFIDYSKIEFLEGTKSINAFIWAVSVRWIKIKARDLFGECGDFIKELKGIKYSYLVSPVDGSYISYAMPIIVFETTRESDPLYSVSGFKLISKGNDINFNENKSGFWGRLPMSEKSVESGLVTAYPFGSSDAKKVIEAFASLYNNGTWSDMIAEITIKSKQYPKNEKVYRITLDSQLFNVAMKKIIEKYPKIKSASFAFNSLIN
- a CDS encoding BBA07 family lipoprotein, producing the protein MKNILLFVILLFFSCKEFNYSDLRRRPSKVLNASNGASNKELKISFVDSLNDDQKEALFFLEQVVLDSNPDKFNQIFNLNEEKVKEMLVTVVKCLKAKRKAKMALESSNVANVANAKQQLLQVEKTYIDNLRQSFMTTKNIEEACNLVKNYDASASF
- a CDS encoding DUF2634 domain-containing protein is translated as MEIKIDEKFNIVFNNDLKLIENIEEQKQRLFFYLKTPKGSLKENPNYGLDYSFYFKLCKANKLESIKNFFLNLSKELKIDLINVRPSIKNKTITINFFFLGKDNLKMDFKI
- a CDS encoding DUF276 domain-containing protein (DUF276 is restricted to Borreliella and related spirochetes.), which encodes MSIIFDKNLGILEKTIEEIQNEKKHILRTKYGINIKDNSIYDIINFPSSSIDKQISEVLKELFSKIKENGSYFNALKEDLSTPKSSTYEAIRKALLNVEGVKHINILSGPGTINLYLILQDDCFQDQEKKQIKIETKQNIWQAIYYTAPSGTVFKGDIEIEFLNKHNQKKTYKFSLGKKKYAYLKVVYKTEAKDAIYKEIDTQIRDIYNKILTDKYIEMGTSLRYQDFLAPVSIIRGIKELKIGICIKNDETKKITQLSDSDFTFNKDENTKEDEIIIFNTNKRLLINRE
- a CDS encoding DUF735 family protein, whose amino-acid sequence is MNKEIPKFLENTQIEKFICNELDYKKEILRELKELLENFNTINVKNSINSKYIALLMLSIFNAFHFKKELNKNLVNSLDAIIFAIKSIGTDESFIVLFKAFLHANVEVSSNEDAPGEIIIKLLGNIKSPIEFNIAAKNQNKLKKITAKHAGFKKALTSNYMPKDYKNSVYEFIKILIPIGRIVKIIDKKQIEIKGTRTKKFSTADHFF